The Glycine max cultivar Williams 82 chromosome 17, Glycine_max_v4.0, whole genome shotgun sequence genome contains the following window.
GTTGTATTTGTcacttttatttgttgaaaccAACATAACTCAATATTTATTCTTTgtgaaaaaatagattttaaattgatgtgaataatattttataataatgataaattagTATTGTGGTtgcaaaatatttaatacatatttttaatcaCTATTTAGATAttgtagaaataatttttttattgaaacatatttttttcaagtttaCTTAAATATCACAATGTGATAATGACATGACTATATGCACTTATGTGTATGCATATACACCATTGAATACACATTTTTAGTCaatatttaaatgttattaaaattgagaaaaaaattagttaaaagtattatcttttttattttcaatgttaACTTAAGCTTATAAATATATGAGTAAATTTCACATGaattaaagaataattatttcatagtaatataaattttgatgacaactatatatatttgttaaaattcttacattttaaattagaaaaatttttaaagtgtttaacaacaataagaatacattgttattgttgttgatgaGGATGATATAATATTATACCTTATAGTTTTATCTAGAATAAAGATTAATATGTTGTCAAATGAATGAGATAGTCATAATCATAATTGATCTTGTTTGTCACCGTATCATAATTGGTGTTGATAATGTTATTGGTGTTAAGGTTGTCATAAGTAATAATCCTCTATCATCACACATTATTGAGTTTTAATGTGTAATTGTTATTCCCCTGGGTTTGAAATTttagatttaatatttttgccATATTTTGTTATGGATTGTGAAGGCTCCATATTGTTCATATTTTTGTCAAACCTTAGTTTTATGTAACCAATACTCAAGTAAAGTTAGGCAAAATTTTCAATAGATTGACTTTTTAGTACAATTGTGCATACCAAAAGTATATTtgcattgttttttttgttatggtATTAGCCAAATGAATTAACTAAATAGCTGAATAAAATCAACTAATTGCAAAAAATATTACTCCTTATTGATCATGTTATTTTGTTAAGAGATTTTGTTTCTCAATTATAGAATTTCCAGTTATTTTAGAAAGTGTTCGGTGTAAAAATTGATTGAATTTATCTAAAAGTTGGattttaaagtaaaacaaaggcaaaaaaacattaaatataaaactttaaaaatgttTCAAAGGAAAAACTATAGAAAAAGTTTTAAACAAAGTTAAAATGTAAAGCTAAAGAGgcaaaaatataaagataaatgaGTGTAAAAGCCTTGTAGTTtaattgaagtattgcaaatcaTGCACTTAGTTGTGAGGTTAgtatttttaagtttataatatatgtttatatatgaGATCGTATCTAAGAACCATATCAACGGTAATCGTTACATCAACCATTAAACCAATTTATATACCAAAATACATTGAACGACTAATGCATTAAGAGGATTCTTAACTCACCATGCTAACCATGTTCCTATATTCAAATAAGTTAACATTTCATCTTAACTTCACAAACATTGTTAAGTCCTCTTTTGCACATTAAAATGGTGTAgcttctataaatatttttaatcctcagtcctaaattatataaatcaattaagtAGTCAATCTATCTATTTAGTTAAATCTTCATATTTCTAAAAACTTTGCTACAAGAACTAAATATGGTAACCATACATAAATTtataccaattttttttcaaattaccaTACAAACTCGATTATCTCAATACTTAGTCAATATCCTAATCAACCAATATACTCATATTGGCTTCATTGGTATTAGATTGGTCGATTAATTGGGTAGGTtaacttaaattttatgatCAACCACTTCATTGATGATCAACCCAATTTGgacaataacaataatttagCATGTGAATAAGAGAATTATTCTTCTTAAATGTCCGCagtatttttttcctataaaactCAAATATATTCAAATCCATAAAATTTATCCTCTTCTCACACCCAAGCCATATATAGTcttcacattttaaaaaaattgaaaaaacattaGGATAATCCGTTAATCACAAATGAGACACAAGCCATCCTAAGTTCCTAACTCCTAAGTTGACACACACTAACATAGACTCAAGAAAGCAACCAATAAATGAATCATTTTGATGTCCATCCCTCCCAAGTGATGGGGCAATTGCTTTGCATACCAGTCAAATTGTTGGTACACCCAATACAAGATGGACATTTTGAATATTGTCCTTTCTTAAAGCTGATATGGATATGGATTCACAATCTGTAAATTTACGTAATCTGTAAACAAATCTGTAACATAATCTATATACAAATTGTCAATCTGTATATTCATACGAATTGTCAATTTGTGTATTCATATAAATTGTCAACCTTTGACTTTTAGGTTATTAGCATGATGCTCTAACCAATTGAGTTAAtaggtcaattatgttataaaataattaatgtcactatatatataacactaacatttctaatgtatattgcacatgtaaatttacataataaattttgtgacaattaattttgatctaataattaatttatttatatataaaaaaattatgaaacctatgatttttatttaaaatttatatatataaaaaatacattattatataaaattaattgtaataaaatacATACGAATTATCAAtacagattgtcaatccatatacGGATTATGTTACATATTACATAAACTTTATGAATTACAAATCCATAAGCTTACTCTTATATATTACAAATCCATATCAATTTCATGTAAGAATAATATTAGAATTCTACATCTTGTGCTAAGTAATTTGACAGGTGTGTAAAACAATTGCCACTTATGGGCCATTTTGTAAGTTGGAAGATGGTGCAATCCATAGATTTTGCAAAGCAACATGTGATTGGATGAGGAAATGATGAGAAGGGACAAACGACAAACGAGTTGCGAAGCCAGCAACAGTgtaccttttttttcctttttcacttcacaCACTCCAAATTCACACTCGTGCTGTGCCCATAATTTCTGAGGCTGAGGAAAGTGAGTTAGGATAGCCCCAGAAATAGAAACTCGAAGTTACTCACTTACTcaactaccaccaccaccaccatgttCTGATATTCCCCCAACCACACACAGtcactcttaaaaaaataattaaactttatgCAAATGCAAAGCATGTCAACCACCATGGCTTCGTTTTCTCCTCCGACCCATTTCTCAGCCGCACCTTCTTCCTCGAAACTCCGTCTTGTCTACAAGAACAACAATTTCTTCTCTCTCAGGTCGAAGAGTCTTGCTTTCTCTCCCTTGAAGGCTGCTGCTGCTGAGAACGGCGTTGGGACCGCCGTGGAGCCGCCGCCGGAGCAGGCCGTTTCGGTGCCGGAGCTGCCTCCGCCGGCGGTGGGAAATTCTGTGGGGACCAATGGGTCAGCTGCTGTTGCGGTCGAAAGTGAGGAAGTTAAGGTTAAAACCGGTTTCGTGGATCCGAGGTGGGTTTCAGGAACATGGGATTTGAAGCAGTTTCAGAAAAATGGAACCACCGATTGGGACGCTGTTATTGATGCTGGTAACGTTATCCCTTTGCTCAGGGTGCTACAATccctttttaactattttttttattattgaaaattgaagttaatttgttgcttaaaattgaagttgaaattttttctttaaaattcttTCGAATTGGATAAAAGGGGAATTTTGGTTGGTGTCTGTAGCCTTATAGCCTTATCTATGGTTATTTCTTCTTCTGGGgtccttcaattttgttttaatttttggatATAAAGGAGGTATGGGACTTGGTTCAAGAGCTTCTCAGCCATGATCTAGCTCCATATCTATGACAGATTcgttgatttcctttgttcttcAATCTTGTCCTCATTGCCAACAAAATGGTTGTTCAATGCTGCAAATTGTATTGGTGTAGGTTGTGATTTCTTTCTGGTTTGAAACTACAACCGCAATCACAACCTTGCCAATTATATGGAATAAGTGCATATGTTAATAATGTCATTTCTTTTTGACACTGCATGGGTTCATTTTGTGTTTCGATTGAGTTGATGTAGGATTAgattcatattttgttgttttcattttttcccttaTCAAAGTACTTCAAACTTTACTTCATCCAAGGATGTAATTATTTTCAGAGGCTAGAAGGAGAAAATGGCTCGAGGATAACCCGGAATCATCCAGCAATGAAAATCCTGTAGTTTTTGACACCTCTATCATACCTTGGTGGGCGTGGATGAAAAGGTTTCATCTCCCTGAAGCTGAACTACTCAATGGTCAGTTTTGATTTGCATTCCATAATGAAATCAGAGAAGAAAgggacaaataaaaattaagaaaacctTCACTGCTgacatttttcttgttttgattaTCATTCAGGCCGTGCCGCGATGGTAGGATTCTTTATGGCGTATTTTGTTGATAGCTTGACAGGAGTAGGTCTAGTTGATCAAATGGGCAACTTCTTTTGCAAAACTCTGCTGTTCGTAGCAGTGTTGGGAGTACTTCTGATCCGAAAGAATGAGGACTTTGAAAACCTTAAGAAGCTATTTGATGAGACTACATTATATGACAAGCAATGGCAAGCAACTTGGCAGGATGAGAATTCAAGCACTTCCAAAAATGAGTAGTGGAATTGCTGTTTTGTAGTTCTCCCTCCCTCAATTGTCTCTTAATACAGTGCTGTCTGATAATTTTGTTAGTACAAAACAAGACATGGATATGGATTAGACATTATATTTCGTTTCCTTCTCTCGTCCTAGTTCCAAATGACCGAGAAAGTTTGTTTGTTTGCAATGCTGGAATTTTCTTGAGAGTCTGAgattgttttgttaattttagtagttcttaattaattaggtttGTTACAGTCAATTTGACAAATATAGTACATTCTCTACTCATAATGACTACTAAAATAAATTCACGGTAGCAACTAgcaacttatttttttgttttttgttatcatttttacattttcatttttgctGTCATTTTGACTGATAATTTGAACTAATTCACCAAAAAACCTAATTGGAACTTCTCAGCAGCATCATTCCTAAAAAGTATACAAAAGTTGAACACATTGGAATGACTCATTAAGGGGTAATTGCGGTTGAGGGATTACTAAATGTCAAACATCTAACGGAAACTAATTTTTCAAGGAATTGAAATTCAACATAGAAACCAATGTACATTGTCTTTTAAAGTAAGAGTGGTCATCATATAACTTATCTTCCTTAAGTTGTTGTCACTTTCAGTGGAGATAACCCATACGTTCAGTATCTAGTATCTGAAAGCAGTGGATGCTTTTAACTTGCTGCAACTATAaaacacttttgttttttgttttaaggaatCTACATATCTGTTAGTTAAACACTgttattatctattttattaatgattctTTAAAACAATCTTTGGTACTTCTCCCATATCGTCCTTGGACTGATGGAGAGATTATTTATTAGTTAGGAAAggatcttatttttttcttcaatcggCCGGCGAGGTTGTGACTacgatttcaaataaaattacaacaaaaataCGATTGACATGTTTCAACTAATCAGGAACCGCGAtgcatcaaatatttttaacaaatatggTAGTAACTTCCATTCGCAGGACCCAATGGCAAGAATAATGTTTTATTGGCAAGTCTCACATGActaatattgttattgtttgactaacactaagacaataaagaaagaaaaacacaaccttgtaaaatcctacTTCTCATGTAGTAAACCTATGCTTCCCAACCCCTCAAAAGGGTAGCACGGGCAACACGGTTCACTCCTAGAGTGAATGCCCCCATTCGCAGGTCACAGTTGTGAATTTTACACATTGCCTTGATATCCTGGAAAGCTTTGGTCATGTACTTCTTCAGCTCACGGTTCACTTTCTCTTCATCCCACATGAAACCTTGAATATTCTACAAGCAGCATAGAACCAAAggagatttaaattaaaagagagaCTTAAGGAAGATTTTCAAAATAGGCTTTGAGTGTTTATGTTGATTCCATTTACCTGAACCCATTCAAAGTAGCTCACAGTCACTCCGCCAGCATTGGCATAAATATCAGGTAATATAATGACTCCTTTCTTAGACAAGATCTGCAAAAAGAATCGCTTTCATTATGTAATGTAAGTTCAGGATATATATTTCACAACAAATGGCATAGCCGCAAGTCAGTAAACTTACCCCATCCGCATCAGGGTCAGTGGGGTGATTTGCTGCTTCTATTATAAATTTTGCCTTCACATCAGCAGCATTTTCCCTTCAAGAATAATATCCCAAAATTAGGTTGTAGTTCTTCAGATCCAAAGTGTTAAGTTAAACTTAAAAGTATAATGGGAAAGATAAAACTAAATAAGGAGGATGCTGTTTTTTAAGTTTAGTGTGCAAGATAAAGAGAAAACTAAAATCACTTTGGATGTGTTTGAAACCCAACCAGGTAACGTTGAATGCCAATCCACTGTGAGAGAAGGACTAGCGTTAAATGTGCATTGGAAAGTGGGAACCGGCGAAAACACACTCTTGAACGCTGATGATTTGATTTTAAGGTGAAATAGGCATACATACTTGTTTAGAACTCCACCCAAGGCACAAGGGACAAGAACATCGCATTCATGAACAAGCAATTCATCTGGATCCATGGCTTCTGCACCTGGGAAGTCCTTCAAGACTCCACCATTGCCATCCTTGTGTTTCAGAAGGGCAAGGATGTCGATTCCATTTAGGTTTTTGATAGCACCACTGATGTCACTCACAGCAATCACCTTTCCCCCCCTCTCAAAAATAGACTTAGCAGCCCACGTGCCCACATTTCCAAAGCCCTGAATAGTGTGATTAAAATCAAATAGATGTTGAAAGTGGGATTAATATGCATATACTATATCCTGCCATGGCGGTGAAGGAATACCTGGATGACAAATGTGTGATCCGAAATTGACTTCCCATATTCAGCAAATAAAGCCTCAGTTGCAAAAACCACTCCGAGACCTGTTGCAGCCTCCCTCCCCAACGAACCTCCAAGATCCTGCAGGAAAAGAACATTCAAAGccaatttcctaatcatcaacaGAGGATTTTGCAGTCTCTTAAGGGTATGTGTGTGTTTGATACTTACAATAGGCTTCCCTGTCACAACTGCAGGTGAATGCCCATGAAACTTTGAATATTCATCAAGAATCCATGCCATGGTCTGTCAAACAGTGGACCAATAAGAAAGGATATATGAAACTATTGAATgctattttttagataaaataaatggACAGAAATGTACTGTGTTGTGAAATCAGTACCTGAGCATTAGTTCCCATATCAGGGGCAGGAACATCCCTCTGAACGCCAATGAGATCATGAATCTTTTGGGTGAAAACCCGAGTTAGACGTTCTAACTCACTGATACTCAGATCCCTTGGGTTGCAGCCGATCCCACCCTTTGCTCCTCCATAAGGAATGTCTGCTACAGCAGTCTTCCATGTCATCAGCTGAGCTAGAGCATTCACTTCATCAGGGTCAACCTGGCATCACAGAATTTGACAGTTTGATATTCAAAAATAGTATAAAGAATCTATATTGATAACATTCATAGCTGTAACTTAAAAAGTATCAAAATGCAAAAATGGTCATTAGAAGAACTGTGTAGATTAACATCTCTTTTTGGTAAGCAATGTGTAGATTAACATTAAAGTTAAAGCACTGTGAATTGATACATTTACATTTCTCAGGTAAgtaacaaaatgaaaaggaaaatgcaGCATGCATCATCTCATGATTGAATTCATAGGAATGAAATAGGAAGGTAAAAATTCAAAGGCATCTATAGAATTTCATTATGACCTTATGACAAGCATGCAGattcaagaaaataatattagcaCGCAGAACAAAACCACTGCATTACAAAATAAGTAAACATGGCCAAGGTTTTGAATTGCAATTGCGGTTGCAGTCATGTTGCGAGAAAATGTGGCATGTATCTCATGATTGGATTCAGCGGACCTAAAGAGGAAGGTAACATTTGGAATGCATTTTGGAATTGCAGCATGTATCTAATGATTGGGTTCAGCAGTCCAAAAGAGGGAGGTAATATTTGAAACACATTTTGCAATTGCAGCATGTATCTCATGATTGAATTAGGCATGTATCTCAAGCAAGATTGGGTTCAGCAGTCCAAAATAGGGAGGTAACACTTAAAACACATTCTGAAATTGGGCATGTATCTCATGATTGGGTTCAGCAGTTCTAAATAGGGAGGTAAGTGGTTAACATTTGAAACacatttttgaaatttcattatttatgaCAACAGAAGAAGCAGACAGGTACAAAAATTCATATCTGCACATCGAATTAAACCACGACACGACAAAATGAGTAAACATCATAGAATTTAAATTACGGTTATGGTCGTTATAGGCAGATGTGGCCGTTGGAACGGCTACTGAAGTCAAGGCATCGTAACCAGATCACATGACATGATCCATGTCTTGAAACCCACATCACATAATATCAAAATCGTTGGTCTCTTCTTACTCTTGGAAAATGAGAATAGTTCACAAATTTGTATAATcacttttacaaaataataattataatgataataaGCAGTTTTGCACAAGTTTTATAACTaaataatcacatttttttaacagaTTGACCAGTATGGAATAAAATCAAATACTTTTCGCCAAATAGAACTTCCCTGTAGTTTTCCAATTGGGCTCCTGGCAGTGATCACGTAAACCTACAAACCACTGTCACATTCCCATAACCCCAAAATACAATCTGAAAATTTTCCCAACAATTCTCCACCAATGATTGTAGAACTGCCTATTTTATGAATCGGggttccataaaaaaaattaatttgacaaaacATGATGTATCAAATAGCACACACGAGTTAAAGCACATAAATTTTCAAGCACAGGGAATTCAATTGAACATAAACTCAAATTCCAAATCCATTTGTATtgatgagaaaacaaaaaacaaataaaaagaacaaaacatgAGAACCTCAGGATGATAACGAATCCCTCCCTTCATAGGACCACGGGCATTATCATGTTGGATCCTGAATCCCACATAGGAAACCAGAGTTCCATCATCCTTGGGGATCGTGCATTCAACCTGCGAATCAGACACAACAAACAACCGATAAACCCTTTTCAACACACACCACATGAAAAAACAGAACAAAAAGATCATTTTTTCCACCAGGACAGTGAGAAAGAAAAACCAtgcaaatgaattttttttcagagAAAACAAGAAAACGGATTGAGACTCAGAAAAGGGTTGATTGGAAAGACGATTACTTTGATTTCTCTGAAGGGTATGAGGAGACTCTTCTCAAGCTTGGAATCCAAACCGAGAATGCGAGCTGCACGTTGAAAGTTGCGGTTGGTAGCTGCAAGAGCGTTCATAGTTGACAACAAAGAAGCAATGAATGAAACAGAGAAGAGAGATGAGTGAGTGAATGACTCAAAGGGAGTGAGTGATGATCTTcaatgaaatatgaaatatataaaaataatagaatgcaaatgaaaacGCACCATTTGCTGAGGATGTATATTGGAGAAAGTCAAGAAGAGAGACTAGGCATTCATTGCTATGCGTAAAACACTGAAGCAAGTGTAACCGTCATTACTAGTTATTCTTgtgtattaatattatttaatgatttaattaattaggaatggATACATTACATTTAACCTCATTTATATCGTTTTTTTACTCTGGGAAAAATAATATCTTTCATTCTTTCTCATCTAtgaattgactttttttttagttctatgGATCAGGCACGTAAAAGCTTTTAATACTGTGAACTAGTAACCGAAAATGAGCAAAAATATACTTTATGATtgtaataagagaaaataagctggtgtaaaataatcttataccatctttcaattataaattattatattatatataataaatttaataatttatgttaagcttcttttataaaaaaaaaactttgttaaatttaaaattaactttcatAAAAGTTATACTAACGACAATGTTTTTTATTGATcgttagtgtaatttttttttatattttcaacgtataaccattaaatttatataaaaattaataatctcatTATATGTAGTTATTTATAATCAGATGAAAAGCTAAGATTATTTACATTGATATGTGTTTGAattaaatcattataaattagagatttgttttttaatagaaattagagATTTGTTAATACACACTCagtcatatttctttttgtaaaaaaaactatataagtttgttaatttttataatatttaaaaattatacttaaaatgattttttattaattaattatgtatagtttatattaaaatttcataaaaattttactctctctttctcttcctattAGATCTTATCATGAATAATTAAACACAATGTCACATTCTTTTTCAAGTAATACTCTCttcattctaaaataaatattgtgcTACGTTGTTCTATAGATATTAAAAaagctaataaaataaatttaaaaaatgataattttaaaaaattaaccttaatattgatattatatataaaatttaaagtaacATTTATTAggaatattaatgaaaataataattaatattatattgaaaaaataaatataaaacttattttttaagactTTTTTCCTCTTATTTTAAGACTGAGAGAGggagtatttatatatttaccttttataattattagcaTTAATTATTAGGATTAATTTCAGAAAGAATTTGTCTATCCATCTTTAATAATCACATTagtcttattattattaaaaattacgaGTTCTTATTCTTGAATGAAAGTATTAATttagcatttaattttttattatattttgttttgttcatttaaatgtttaaatattGAGGAATCAATGATTGAATTCTTGTTTATAGAAGTGTAGCTAAAActccaatttaaattttagacatCGAcgattaaaagtttaatttcttaatgATAGAACTATAAAATTgttcatatttaatattatacgaTATCTCAAGTAAAATTATCTTGAAAGGAATATATTatgtaaaacataaaaaaatcatgaaaaaaacttttttttttaaatcttaacacaatatatcaaattaaatacatttttttagataaaataaaatgtaatattattgtaatattatgccctcttaattaaattgaatttgattgtattttaaattttgatacacCATCTTAAGGAAGATATGTgttttgatttaaataattaagtttaatattTCGGCTCATAATTCCAGAaggtttatattttaaatttatttatatatttttttcattggtatctttcttcaaaaacatttttgtcAATGCACCTTCAAATATCAGACACAAACACTTATTTTcagataatttattatatttactacaataaaatatttattattaataataaaactattttatatttttctaatttattatttgtatattttttattgaattcaaaatatattggtgcattttatgatttttattttctaataataatgtaatgatgtttaaacaaatcatgaatGTGATGGTTACTCCTAGtactaataataatgtaatgCAGTGTCAATGACATGTTCACCCACGGAAGATATAATGTTAACAATATATTctcttacatatttttttaattgattatttttttaattggttaaaatttatttaaaatgataaaattttatgaatctcataattctttattttaattgtgtaactatttaaaataccttcgaaaaaatattatgttagcACTTCTCCCTACAAAATAACTCTAGCACTTGAaccataaataatttaatttattcaatctCAAGATCTCGACTACTTGGAGTATGTTTAAGTAAATATTCTCCTGCCTTAAAATTACGTTTGTCAAAGCAATTCATGTCTTACTTATGTGCAACAATTTAGACGGTAATCTAAACTAAACATGTACTTCATTAGAATCTCTACGccagagattttttttttaaagagtatGTGTTAGTTCAAAAGAATATTTCAGTATCatcaagaaaaatcaaaggGCATGCATTAAAAAAAACGAATTTCTATATGTAAAGGTGATTTTAAGTTCTCCTAGCCATTGATCAAAATTTACACTTTATATTATACGTAAGATATGATTTCATTTAGTGGTTCTAATTACATTAAAGAATTGAATTactgaaattaatattatatatatatatatatatattgtaaataaAAGGGGACTTAAACCCcgaacatatttatatataaatataaatttgattattaaaatattaagtaGTAACATTTctacttataatataaatttctttaaaacaataataaaatataaaaattaaataagaaacaattacttatatatattctttattttttaatttaattcatttcaaATCTTAAATACTATTATAGACGTAAAACatgtacaagaaaaaaaatactataataataataataagagctTTTTCATAACAAACTATAAGAAACTAAATATCCATTacatatactaaaatataaaatagttataaagtacacaataataatgtatttatttatttatttttcttttgattgacaaatgttaattgttagtaaaaagaataaaatctgtgatctattttttgttttcttatttttaaattaccaaatcaatcttatatcatcaataattatatcatcaataataatataGTTATTATCAATGCTCCTTTTACAACTCGCTAGaaagagaaaacaataaaatatgaaGAGTACCatgcaataatattaaataaaaataacaacacataagtaataattttatacagAAATAATACTCATAATagttcaattataaaatataaaattaaaaagtataacaatctttatagataaatatttttttaagaaaatcatagattaataactttaaaataaagcaagcaatgaaattaaaattaaataacaaataataataataaataaataaatctcatTGTATTGATAAAGAGTATTCAAGTTAAGTTATAATGAGGTTAAATCGATCAAAACCTTAATAATCtcacataattaaaacaaatatattcaaaatgattaaaaatataattttaatataaattttaatttttagaataaatacatttaaaatttatttattataaacacacaaaattaaactacattTAAACAAAGTATCTACGATAACAAAAATGAATactcatatttaaataattataaaattatatttattattatttttaatttttatatttcttatggATATTACATCTCTAATATtacttaacaaaataataaccCATAATAAATTTcagtacatttaatttttttaagacaatgttttatcaactaaaaaaattaaattgaccatcttcttcaattttaatataattaatttgataagcTACTAGtactctaaaaattaattttatttatgtatatatataatttaataaatattaaatataaatataaaaaaatataattaaaatgaattcatGGATCACATGTGTTTAAATTGTAGTTAACTATGAATCTTTAACAACTTGTATTAACCCACACATTTAGCACAAATGACTGCTTTACCCTCCCCAACAAAGCTGTCGGAAATTGCAGTTGAGAATTGGACACGCCTAACCCAGTAAACCCAGCTGGAATGAGATTTGGTTCATGTTTTTccttattagaaaaataaaaaagaaggaaaaaa
Protein-coding sequences here:
- the LOC100780555 gene encoding light-harvesting complex-like protein 3 isotype 2, chloroplastic, with translation MQMQSMSTTMASFSPPTHFSAAPSSSKLRLVYKNNNFFSLRSKSLAFSPLKAAAAENGVGTAVEPPPEQAVSVPELPPPAVGNSVGTNGSAAVAVESEEVKVKTGFVDPRWVSGTWDLKQFQKNGTTDWDAVIDAEARRRKWLEDNPESSSNENPVVFDTSIIPWWAWMKRFHLPEAELLNGRAAMVGFFMAYFVDSLTGVGLVDQMGNFFCKTLLFVAVLGVLLIRKNEDFENLKKLFDETTLYDKQWQATWQDENSSTSKNE
- the GDH2 gene encoding glutamate dehydrogenase 2 — translated: MNALAATNRNFQRAARILGLDSKLEKSLLIPFREIKVECTIPKDDGTLVSYVGFRIQHDNARGPMKGGIRYHPEVDPDEVNALAQLMTWKTAVADIPYGGAKGGIGCNPRDLSISELERLTRVFTQKIHDLIGVQRDVPAPDMGTNAQTMAWILDEYSKFHGHSPAVVTGKPIDLGGSLGREAATGLGVVFATEALFAEYGKSISDHTFVIQGFGNVGTWAAKSIFERGGKVIAVSDISGAIKNLNGIDILALLKHKDGNGGVLKDFPGAEAMDPDELLVHECDVLVPCALGGVLNKENAADVKAKFIIEAANHPTDPDADGILSKKGVIILPDIYANAGGVTVSYFEWVQNIQGFMWDEEKVNRELKKYMTKAFQDIKAMCKIHNCDLRMGAFTLGVNRVARATLLRGWEA